The sequence below is a genomic window from Schistocerca piceifrons isolate TAMUIC-IGC-003096 unplaced genomic scaffold, iqSchPice1.1 HiC_scaffold_751, whole genome shotgun sequence.
ttttatgttttatcgtcaataagaaggtccaaggaatacagtaaacctgaagtgaagcatcggaatctataactagtgtcacaggaatggttcaagacatagacagtaagaagagcggacttcatttacttaagtcggcattgtgccttttgtatttatttccgatgcaatttctgtgtttcatcggcaataagaaggtcccagggacagtaaacctggagtgaagcatcgaagcctataactagtgtaacaggaacggttcaaaacataggcagtaagaggagtcagtcatcttgtacctagttcggcattgtgccttttgtatttaattctgatgcaatttctgtgtctcatcgtcaataagtagggccaagggatacagtaaacctggagtgaagcatcggaatctataactagtgtcacagtaatggttcaaaatatagacagtaagatgagtcagtattcttgtacttaagtcggcattgtgcctattgtatttaattccgatgcaatttctgtgcttcatcgtcaataagaagttcagagggatacagtaaacctgaagtgaagcatcggaatctataactagtgtcacaggaatggttcaaaacatagagagttgtaagattcaatcatcttgtacttaagtcggcattgtgccttttctatttaattccgatgcaatttctgtggttcattttcaATAATACGTttggggggatacagtaaacctgaagtgaagcagcggaatctatggctagtgtcacaggaatggttcaaaacatagtcagtgaggtgagtcagtcttcttgtacttaagttctcattgtgccttttctatttaattctgatgcaatttctgtgttccatcgtcaataagaaggtccaagggatacagtaaacctggagtgaatcgtcggaaactataactagtgtcacaggaatggttaaaaacatagacagtaagaagagtcagacttcttttacttaagtcggcagtgtgccttttgtattcaactccgatgcaatttctgtgtttcatcggcaataagaaggtccaagggatacagtaaacctggagtgaagcatcggaatctaaaactagtgtcccagggatggttcaaaacatagacagtaagaagagtcagccatcttgtacttaagtcggcattttgctttttgtaattaattccgatgcaatttctgtatttcatcgtcaataagaaggtcagagggatacagtaatcctgaagtgaagcattggaatctatgactagtgtcacaggaatggttcaaagcatagtaagtaagaagagtcagtcttcttgtacttaagtcggtattgtgccttttgtatttaattccgatgcaatttctgtgtttatcgtcaataagaaggtccaagggatacagttaacctgaagtgaatcatcggaatctacaactagtgtcacaggaatggttcaaatcatagtcagtaagaagactcagtattcttgtacttaagtcggcattgtgctttttctatttaattccgatgcaatttctgtgtttcatcgtcaataagaaggaccaagggatacagtaaacctgaagtgaagcatcggaatctataactagtgtcacgggaatggttataaacatagacagtaggaagagtcagtcttcttgtacttaagtcggcattgtgccaattgtatttaattccgatgcaatttctgtgcttcatcgtcaataagaagttcagagggatacagtaaacctgaagtgaagcatcggaatctataactagtgtcacaggaatggttcaaaacatagagagttgtaagattcaatcttcttgtacttaagtcggcattgtgctttttcaatttaattccgatgcaatttctgtggttcatcgtcaataatacgtttggagggatacagtaaacctgaagtgaagcagcggaatctatgactagtgtcacaggaatggttcaaaacatagtcagtgaggtgagtcagtcttcttgtacttaagttctcattgtgccttttctatttaattctgatgcaatttctgtgtttcatcggcaataagaaggtccaagggatacagtaaacctggagtgaagcatcgaagtctataactagtgtcacaggaatggttcaaaacgtagacagtaagaagagtcagtcttcttgtacttaattcggcattgtgccttttgtatttaattctgatgcaatttctgtgttttatcgtcaataagaaggtcagcgggatacagtaaacctgaagtgaagcatcggaatctataactagtgtcacaggaatggttcaaagcatagtcagtaagaagagtcagtcttcttgtacttaagtcggcacagtgctttttgtatttaattccgatgcaatttctgtgtttcatcgtcaataagaaggtccaagggatacagtaaacctgaagtgaagcatcggaatctataattagtgtcacaggaatggttaaaagcatagacagtaggaagagtcagtcttcttgtacttaagtcggcattgtgcctattgtatttaattccgatgcaatttctgtgtttcatcgtcaataagaaggtccaagggatacagtaaacctggggtgaagcatcggaatctaaaactagtgtcccagggatggttcaaaacatagacagtaagaagagtcagccatcttgtacttaagtcggcattttgctttttgtaattaattccgatgcaatttctgtgtttcatcgtcaataagaaggtcagagggatacagtaatcctgaagtgaagcattggaatctatgactagtgtcacaggaatggttcaaagcatagtcagtaagaagagtcagtcttcatgtacttaagtcggtattgtgccttttgtatttaattccgatgcaatttctgtgtttcatcgtcaataagaaggtccaagggatacagttaacctgaagtgaatcatcggaatctacaactagtgtcacaggaatggttcaaatcaaagtcagtaagaagagtcagtcttcttgtacttaagtcaccattgtgccttttctatttatttctgattcaatttctatgtttcatcgtcaataagaagttccaagggatacagtaaacctagagtgatgcatcggaatccataaacagtgtcacaggaatggttcaaaacatagacagtaagaagagtcagacttcttttacctaagtcggcattgtgcctgttgtatttaattccgaagcaatttctgtgtttcatcgccaataagaaggtccaagggatacagtaaacctggggtgaagcatcgaattccataacttgtgtcacaggaacggttcaaaacatagacagtaagaagagtcagtcttcttatacataagtcggcattgtgccttttgtatttcactccgatgcaatttttgtgtttcttcgtccataagaaggtccgagtggtacagtaaacctcaagtgaagcacctgaataaaaaactagtgacacaggaaaggttgaaaacatagacagtaggatgagtcagtcttcttgtacttaagtcggtatatgtgcgttttctatttaattccgatacaatttctgtgtttcatcatcaataatacggtcggagggatacactgaacctgaattgaagtatcggaatctaaaactagtgtcccagggatggttcaaaatatagacagtaagatgagtcagtattcttgtacttaagtcggcattgtgctttttctatttaattccgatgcaatttctgtgtttcatcgtcaataagaagtccaagggatacagtaaacctgaagtgaagcatcggaatctataactagtgtcacagtaatggttcaaaatatagacagtaagatgagtcagtcttcttgtacttaagtcggtattgtgccttttgtatttaattccgatgcaatttctgtgtttcatcgtcaacaagaaggaccaagggatacagtaaacctagagtgatgcatcggaatccataactagtgtcacaggaatggttcaaagcatagacagtaagaagagtcagacttcatttacttatgtcgtcattgtgcctcttgtatttaattccgatgcaatttctgtgtttcatcgtcaataagacggtcggaggtatatagtaaacctgaagtgaagcatcggaatctatgacttgtgtcacaggaatggttcaaaacatagtcagtaagaagagtcagtcttcttgtcgataagtcggtattgtgccttttgtatctaattccgatgcaatttttatgttttatcgtcaataagaaagtccaaggaatacagtaaacctgaagtgaagcatcggaatatataactagtgtcacaggaatggttcaaaacatagacagtaagaagagcggacttcatttacttaagtcggcattgtgccttttgtatttatttccgatgcaatttctgtgtttcatcggcaataagaaggtcccagggacagtaaacctggagtgaagcatcgaagcctataactagtgtcacaggaacggttcaaaacataggcagtaagaggagtcagtcatcttgtacctaattcggcattgtgccttttgtatttaattctgatgcaatttctgtgtttcatcgtcaataagtagggccaagggatacagtaaacctggagtgaagcatcggaatctataactagtgtcacagtaatggttcaaaatatagacagtaagatgagtcagtattcttgtacttaagtcggcattgtgctttttctatttaattccgatgcaatttctgtgtttcatcgtcaataagaagtccaagggatacagtaaacctgaagtgaagcatcggaatctataactagtgtcacgggaatggttataaacatagacagtaggaagagtcagtcttcttgtacttaagtcggcattgtgcctattgtatttaattccgatgcaatttctgtgcttcatcgtcaataagaagttcagagggatacagtaaaccttaagtgaagcatcggaatctataactagcgtcacaggaatggttcaaaacatagagagttgtaagattcaatcttcttgtacttaagtcggcattgtgccttttctatttaattccgatgcaatttctgtggttcatcgtcaataatacgtttggagggatacagtaaacctgaagtgaagcagcggaatctatgactagtgtcacaggaatggttcaaaacatagtcagtgaggtgagtcagtcttcttgtacttaagttctcattgtgccttttctatttaattctgatgcaatttctgtgtttcatcgtcaataagaaggtccaagggatacagtaaacctggagtgaatcgtcggaaactataactagtgtcacaggaatggttaaaaacaaagacagtaagaagagtcagtcttcttgtacttaattcggcattgtgccttttgtatttaattctgatgcaatttctgtgttttatcgtcaataagaaggtcagagggatacagtaaacctgaagtgaagcatcggaatctataactagtgtcaaaggaatggttcaaagcatagtcagtaagaagagtcggtcttcttgtacttaagtcggcactgtgctttttgtatttaattccgatgcaatttctgtgtttcatcgtcaataagtaggtccaagggatacaataaacctggagtgaagcatcggaatctataactagtgtcacagggatggttcaaactatagacagaagatgagtcagtattcttgtacttaagtcggcattgtgccttttctatttaattccgatgcaatttctgtgtttcatcgtcaataagaaggtccaagggatacagtaaacctgaagtgaagcatcggaatctataactagtgtcacaggaatggttaaaaacatagacagtaggaagagtcagtcttcttgtacttaagtcggcattgtgcctgttgtatttaattccgatgcaatttctgtgtttcatcgtcaataagaaggtccaagggatacagtaaacctggagtgaagcatcggaatctaaaagtagtgtcccagggatggttcaaaacatagacagtaagaagagtcagccatcttgtacttaagtcggcattttgccttttgtaattaattccgatgcaatttctgtgtttcatcgtcaataagaaggtcagagggatacagtaatcctgaagtgaagcattggaatctatgactagtgtcacaggaatggttcaaggcatagtcagtaagaagagtcagtcttcttgtacttaagtcggtattgtgccttttgtatttaattccgaagcaatttctgtgtttcatcgccaataagaaggtccaagggatacagtaaacctggggtgaagaatcgaattccataactagtgtcacaggaacggttcaaaacatagacagtaagaagagtcagtcttcttatacataagtcggcattgtgccttttgtatttcactccgatgcaatttttgtgtttcttcgtccataagaaggtccgagtgatacagtaaacctcaagtgaagcatctgaataaaaaactagtgtcacaggaaaggttgaaaacatagacagtaggatgagtcagtcttcttgtacttaagtcggtatatgttcgttttctatttaattccgatgcaatttctgtgtttcatcatcaataatacggtcggagggatacactgaacctgaattgaagtatcggaatctaaaactagtgtcccagggatggttcaaaacatagagagtaagaagagtcagtcatcttgtacttaagtcggcattgtgctttttgtaattaattccgatgcaatttctgtgtttcatcgtcaataagaaggtccaagggatacagttaacctgaagtgaatcatcggaatctataactagtgtcacaggaatggttcaaatcatagtcggtaagaagagtcagtctccttgtacttaagtcatcattgtgccttttctatttaattctgattcaatttctgtgtttcatcgtcaacaagaaggtccaagggatacagtaaacctagagtgatgcatcggaatccataactagtgtcacaggaatggttcaaaccatagacagtaagaagagtcagacttcttttacttatgtcggcattgtgcctcttgtatttaattccgatgcaatttctgtgtttcatcgtcaataagacggtcggaggtatatagtaaacctgaagtgaagcatcggaatctatgacttgtgtcacaggaatggttcaaatcatagtcagtaagaagagtcaatcttcttgtagataagtcggtattgtgccttttgcatctaattccgatgcaatttttatgttttatcgtcaataacaaggtccaaggaatacagtaaacctgaagtgaagcatcggaatctataactagtgtcacaggaatggttcaaaacatagagagttggaagattcagtcttcttgtacttaagtcggcattgtgcatttgtatttcattccgatgcaatttctgtgtttcatcgtccataagaaggtccgagggatacagtaaacctcaagtgaagcatctgaataaaaaactagtgtcacaggaatggttgaaaacatagacagtaggaagagtcagtcttcttgtacttaagtcggtattgagcgttttctattcaattccgatgcaatttctgtgtttcatcgtcaataagaaggtcagagggatacagtaaacctgaagtgaagcatcggaatctataaatagtgtcacaggaatggttcaaaacatagagaattggatgattcagtctacttgtacttatgtcggcattgtgccttttctattgaattccgatgcaatttctgtgtttcatcgtccataaaaaggtcagagtgatacagtaaacctcaagcgaagcatctgaataaaaaactagtgtcacaggaatggttgaaaacatagacagtaggatgtgtcagtcttcttgtacttaagtcggtattgtgcgttttctattcaattccgatgcaatttctgtgtttcatcgtcaataagacggtcatagggatacagtaaacctgaagtgaagcatcggaatctatgcctagagtcacaggaatggttcaaaacatagtcagtaagaagagtcagtcttcttgtacttaagtcggtattgtgccttttgtatttaattccgataccatttctgtgtttcatcgtcaataagaaggtccaagggatacagtaaacctgaagtgaagaatcggaatctataactagtgtcacaggaattgttcaaaacatagagtgttggaagatacagtcttcttgtacttaagtcggcattgtgtcttttctatttaattccgatgcaatttctgtgtttcatcatgaataataCGGTCGGaatgatacactgaacctgaattgaagtatcggaatctaaaactagtgtcccatggatggttcaaaacatagacagtaagaagagtcagtcatcttgtacttaagtcggcattctgctttttgtaattaattccgatgcaatttctgtgtttcatcgtcaacaagaaggtccaagggatacagttaacctgaagtgaatcatcggaatctataactagtgtcacaggaatggttcaaatcatagtcggtgagaagagtcagtcttcttgtacttaagtcatcattgtgcattttctatttaattctggttcaatttctgtgtttcatcgtcaacaagaaggtccaagggatacagtaaacctagagttatgcatcggaatccataactagtgtcacaggaatggttcaaaccatagacagtaagaagagtcagacttctgttacttatgtcggcattgtgcctcttgtatttaattccgatgcaatttctgtgtttcatcgtcaataagacggtcggaggtatacagtaaacctgaagtgaagcatcggaatctatgacttgtgtcacaggaatggttcaaaacatagtcagtaagacgagtcagtcttcttgtagttaagtcggaattgtgccttttgtatctaattccgatgcaatttttgtgttttatcgtcaataagaaggtccaaggaatacagtaaacctgaagtgaagcatcggaatctataactagtgtcacaggaatggttcaaagcatagacagtaagaagagcggacttctattacttaagtcggcattgtgccttttgtatttatttccgatgcaatttctgtgtttcatcggcaataagaaagtcccagggacagtaaacctggagtgaagcatcgaagcctataactagtgtcacaggaacggttcaaaacataggcagtaagaggagtcagtcatcttgtacctaattcggcattgtgccttttgtatttaattctgatgcaatttctgtgtgtcatcgtcaatagggtcattccacaccaagtggtctaaaactgaaaaaagttcccaccatcatggtctccaattttcgtcaaattttaactgtagctttagtcaagtgttgaagtaagtttcccaagatttcaggcctctagctgcaatagctgctgatctagacccccttgtctgaagtgtacttagtccgtgtgcatgcaacataagaaaaatgtcatatttggagtctaataaaatcgaaactaattcataagaatggttagtaagatgcgaccctgtacagttttttttgctgattccaacgaaattatgtataacattactcatgcaaaccccggtcaaataactcgactcaaagtatacttcaaaatttgtcgtgacacaacgcgacaaattttgaccaatattaagactgcaatgatttccttgcagttgaagatatggacttgaacttttggccaagcttcatgcttgtgctagacataatgcagccggatttgcaatgatccaggccatatggtcgccctgcagtatctcttcaaattaggcagtgtcagcacaaacggtaaaatttaccaaagtttcaagccaattactaaaaaatagttggcctgaatctgcttgtgaatagtatcacctaaaagagaaactcttgctctacaagactgacatttgttttttttgcaacgcgaccattaagtactcattaactcacaccaaagttgttatattttgtatgcgcgatgcactaatttttcttcatttctaggaatttgaatcttaatagtcgcttagaattactgatataattggatatttcattcgtgttttattcagtgattggccagtgagagatgtcagaagttaatgaagaagaagaatcgttggccccctgttcaattggaagagatgctgctgcatcgaagtgccatgttatcttctatgctaagaagactggattcaaagcgtttagtgatttcacagaatgtgaccagaaattgcttgtttcgcgttcagaagccaaacttgacgaaaattccatcatttgcttccaccatgaagccctcttcctacatgaatatcaagcgatgcaaaagaaatgttgcaatccattcaagaagaggaatcacaatgtaaaagctggacttagactgcttgataatgaaacagctgccaaactttgcctgttaaagaaaaaagaagtgattgatataaaacctggtcagaagctttgccctcgctgcatgtcggcactgaaccaaaagctagaagattcatcatcactatcaacccaatctgagcaagatttcacaacggatgaaactgaaccagccatcaacaaaagtttatcatttattggtgcttcaccattgaaaagaagacaactaagtaaaagagataagcaaagctatgcaaaaagaaagatcttggatgcacaaagtttaattgggaatcaaattgctgctgctgtaggaatcaattacgatgaacagccaagttcaagtaaaagtcgcccatgcaataattgtgcagatcttgataatcttatagaagagttgaaagaaaaatgtaaagtgtcaaatcgtaggacaaaagttcaaatattgaccttggttccaagaagctggacaattaaagatacgacaacagcatttaatgtatcagaaagaatggtaaagcaagcgagaaaactgaagaatgagcaaggtgttctagcttttccagcaaatcggcaaggaaggaagctttcagatgaagttgttcagaaagtacatgacttttttcaagatgacgaattcagcagactttgtccagggaagaaagactgtgtgcctgtgagaatttcaggaacaaaggtgtacaagcaaaagcggttgttgctttgcaatttgaaggaaatgtacgtgtcttatcagaagcaaaatggaccagaaattggcttctcaaagttttgcgagcttagaccaaaatggtgtgttacagttggctctgctggaatgcactcagtttgtgtctgtacaatacaccaaaatgtcaagcttatgctcactggtgcatcaatcaatgaagactacaaggaaattcttagcaaagctgtttgcagcttggaaaacaaggattgtatgcttcatcgttgtgaaaactgccctggtccagaaggtgtagaagcagttattgcaacatattttgaagataatgaccctgaagaactgattgagtacaaacaatggattcataccgacagggatactttagaaacaaagcagctttcaacagaagagtatgttgaagatattgcagcaaaaatttggaacctgtcttgtcatcactacattgccaagcatcaaagccagcacctgaaagctctcaaaactgatttgaaagaaggcgaattcataatactaatggattttgctgaaaactattcatttattgttcaagatgcagtgcaaggctttcactgggaaaacagtcaagcaacagttcatccatttgtagtctactactgtgaaaacgaagaggtgcaatgtgtgaatctttgtgttattagtgactgccttcgacacgatacgattactgtccatgtttacattggaaaagtaatcaattacctgaagatgcaattttccaaaataagccacatccactacttcagtgatggttcagctgcacaatataagaatttcaagaattttctcaacttatgctatcacaaagaagattttgaaataacagcagaatggaatttctttggaacaagccatggaaagtcgccttgtgatggcattggaggcacaacaaaacggttggcagcaagagcaagtttgcaacgtccatatgaaaaccagattctaacacccaaagatcttttcaacttctgcaatgataatatcaatggaatcaaattctttttcatcagcaaagaggaagttgaagaagaaaaagcttctcaagaagaaagattcctgcaagggcacactctagctggcacaagagaaaaccaccattttttgcccattgatatgacgacaattaaggtcagtagagtttctaatgatgcgacatcttttttggccaaaattagtgctgctgaagtagtagttcaagtcatggatcttcagcctgggcagtatgttgcttgcatttatgaaaagaaatggtggattggaaacatcgttgaaatctcagtcgaacagaaagatgctttcataagctttatgcatcctcatggtcctgcaagttcattttattggcccttaagacgtgatacttgctggattccagaacaacttatcattggtgttattccagctccatcag
It includes:
- the LOC124770062 gene encoding ARL14 effector protein-like; its protein translation is MSEVNEEEESLAPCSIGRDAAASKCHVIFYAKKTGFKAFSDFTECDQKLLVSRSEAKLDENSIICFHHEALFLHEYQAMQKKCCNPFKKRNHNVKAGLRLLDNETAAKLCLLKKKEVIDIKPGQKLCPRCMSALNQKLEDSSSLSTQSEQDFTTDETEPAINKSLSFIGASPLKRRQLTIMDQRRALRTQNIRYFDLSK